The following DNA comes from Cuculus canorus isolate bCucCan1 chromosome 7, bCucCan1.pri, whole genome shotgun sequence.
GAGATTACTATTCCTGGTCTCATTGAATTAGGTATTTTATTGATAGATTCtatttctgttgcagaaatacttctctttcaaacacatttttgagGTCTTAAAGCAGTTGTATTAAAATGTCccagatgaaagaagaaataccCCTGCTCGTCCATCTTGTCCTTCTGGTCTTCTTGTGCTAGGCCTGAGGGGCGTTGTTGCTAGAAAGAGGGACTGGTGAGCTTGCCACTTCTCAGCAGTGGGTGACAACCTCAGATTATCTTGCCCTGAGCAGGCAGTTGGGATCTTGATAGCCACGCCAGCCATCCAGAAATAGAAATGCCTCCTGGAGGACACAGTCCAGGCTTTAGCTTGAGCACACTCTGGCCCAGACCTCTGGGAGGCCTTGTCAGAGCCAGGCGGATGCCCCAGCAATGAGACCATGTCCCAGAAATCTGAGAATTAAATTCTTCCATCATGAGCCCTGTGGCATGAAAAGCTTTAGTGAGGTCCAAGCAGCAGAGCCAGTAACTGCCCGAAGCAACTCCAAAACACCATAGCAGTCTCGGTCATGCCAATGACCTGTGCAAGGGGTGACACATGGGACTGCTGCTGGCACACGGCTGCCTGTGGCAAGCGCAGGGACACCAGACCTGGGGTGTGTCTCGCAGCCATGCTGAGCTCCCTTCTAACAGCAGTGAGCTGGCTGCAAGCACAGCTGCGAAGGGGATGCTCGGGGGAGGTGGCTTAGATCAAAGCTATAGTGTTTACTAATGTTTCCACAGATTAATAGTGAAGCaagcataaaaaataaacaacacgATGCTTTTAAAACCACGGGACTAAAGGAAACCCTTTCCAGTTTAGCAatctttctgtctctgcccTTTTTCCAGGGGCTGCACTCATGAGGCATCCTGGGAGCCAGAAAGGTTTGCTGCAGCCCGATCCTGATGGTGCTGAGAAGCAGGAAGAGCTTTGCCTGTGGTGCCTGCTTGTAAGCAAAAAACTCTGCAGGCTTGTTCCCATCCAAGTGCACATAACCGGCACAGGCAGTGAAAATCCAAGCAGGCTGTGTGGATCCCAGAAATGCTTAACATGGAAGGTGGCCAGGACAGCCCTGCCTGTGTCATTGGCACATCTGCAACGTTAGCCTTACATTGAGGGAAAGCGGCGCTCATCTCCAATCCTGCTCTTTTACACCTGGGAGGTCCTGcctgcttctttccctttctgtccgGAGAACTTTAAAGGATGGAGGAAAGACATGCCCTCCTGCATCACCCCAACAGCACTACAGTGGGTTGACAGTAGCAAGTGCTTTCACAGTTCTGTGCTTTTAAGTTAATTTGGTAAAAGGACACTTTCATCCTCACCATCTGCTGATAAAGTCCCTTTAGGAAGCTTGGTTGATAACTTGCAGAAACAGGTATGTGCTCAGGAGCTTCTAGACTCAAGCAGTCTTTTCAGGACTAGAAAGGATGCCAAAGCTTTTATTCAAGTGGGGAGTTTCTTTCGTGTTTCTTCTTGAGGGAACATACCCTGAATTATGTGTCATTCTGCCTGTCTTTCTCTTCCAGGGAAGGAACTGCCATGCCCGTAGGAATCTTGCGGGTGTGCCTAGTGGTGATTACAGCTATCGTCAACCATCCACTGCTCTTCCCTAAAGAAAATGGCACTGTCCCCGAGAACACGGAAGAAATCATCCAGAAGATGAAGGAGCGGGAGGAGACCCTTCGGCTGGAGCGGCTCCGCTTAGAGCAGGAAATTGCAGAGCAAGAAGCCACACAGAAAGCTctggaaaaggctgcagaggtggtggaggaaatcaaagaggaaaaggtcCGATGGGATATGTGGACTGCCCTTTCCATGGTCATCTTCCTGCTGATTGAGGTCTGGAGGCAGGATTTCCAGGAAGGGAATTGGCAGGAcatgggaggagaagaggatgaCATGGCAGTCCTGGGGAAAGCATTTAAAGGATTGGCCTTCCCTGACAAGGCCATCTTGGCCAGCTTCTATGAGAAGCGCATCCTGGGTACCACTGGAGACATGGCCAGGATGCGGGAGATGGTGGAAGGCTTTGCAGATGACCTGCTGGAGGCCTTGAGGAGTGTTTGTAACCGGGATGCTGACATGGAAGTGGAAGACTGCATGGGTGTAGGGAGCATGTATGAGAATTGGAGAGTGCGTAAACCTTTTGTCTGTGATCTGATAGTGCCTTTTGCCCCACCAGAGCCATACTGTTTTAAGTCCCAGATCTGGTGCTCTGGTGACTCTTTTCCCCCAGATGAACAAGGTTATGGCACTATCAAAGTATGCAGGGCAGATGAGGATGTGACAGGTTGCATCTGTGACAAGACTAAATTAGGGGAAGATATGCTGTGCCTCCTCCATAGCCAAGCCAATACTACCAGGCCCAGCAGTGAGATGGAAGACCTCCTGTGCTTCAAAAATACTCAATATCTGGATGCTGACCAAGTCATGAAGTGGTTCCAGATCGCAGTCACTAAGGCCTGGAACAGAATCTCCCACAAGTATGAATTTGACCTTTCCTTCAGTCTCCTGGACTCACCAGGAGCCCTGAAGATAAAATTTAAGTCAGGAAAATCGATTGCCTTCAACCTTACCCCTGTGGTGCAGTATGAGAACTCTGATGTTTACTTCATCTCTCATTTCCCTCGGAGCAGCCTGGCAGTGGACCTCCCTTCCAGCACTCACTGGTTTCTCACCTTTGCAGTGTATGAGAGGAGGTTCATCCAACTGGTCTCCAAAACATTGCCTGCCAACGCCTGCCATGTCAGCTGCCTTCAgatcctctccttcctccatgGGAAGCAGTGTAGCCTCACAGGTCCAAGTGGCCTCACCAACTACCACCTGAAGACAGTGTTGCTGCATCTCCTGCAGGCACGTCCCAGTCAGGACTGGGCCCCAGAGAAGTTGGAGACCCGTCTACAGGACATGCTGAAATATCTGGAGAAATGTTTGCATGAAAAGAAGCTCTACCACTTCTTCATTGGCAATGGGAAGGTACCAGCGGAGCTGGGCTTCCCCATCATATTCCAGAGGGCTGAGCCTCTCAACCTTTTCCGTCCCTTTGTGCTACGCAGGGACATTTACAGGAAGACAGTGGACACATTCCACGAGATGCTCAGGAATACATCTGCACTGATAAATGAGTACACAGTCCACATTCCCCTTGCACAAACCAATGGGATCCGTAAGGAATCCCTTTAACTAAAGCCAGCAGCGAAACACTTGTTTCTCCGAGCACAAGTCCAGAAGGCAGCTTTCCGAAGCTTCCTGGAGACAACTGACTTTTCCAGTACAGCTTCTTGTCTGCAGCTGAACGGGTCCTGGGCCATGGTTTGTGCAGTAAGGGAGAGGGGACGGGGGCAGGATAGGGAGAAACTGGAAAGTGTAGTATAAGTTTCTGCTCCACTGCTATGCTGACTGGGTTTTACGCAGCTaagaatgtgtttttctgttgtgcCTCAGTCATGCTGCAGTGGTAGTGAGCAACAAATATGACTAATTTATTCAGACGCCTGCAATGCAAACGGTGGTGATGGCCAAATACTTCCTTTCCTTAGTAAGAGAGGGATAAGAAAAGGGTGGAGGAATCGAACACAGGATCTTGGGATGGCAGGAGCCTGTGTGCTTGCAGACAGCTGATGCTGAcatggggaagaggagggtcATACACAGGATCTGGACTGGATGAAGATCTTCGGATCAATCACAGCTCTTTACAGAAACTgtagttaaaacaaaaagccttcTTATTAGGACTTGCAGCATTAGTTTAAATGGCTTGTGTTGACCTTCACCCCTGCACCCTGCGCATTTCTTCTGCCTGGGGAGGATGtggcacagcaggcagcagagtCTCTGTCTTCAGACTATTTCATTGGagtcttccattttcttcatggTGACGTGGCTAGTGGGTTATATTCTGGCCATTATCCATGGGTAAATGGACAGGAACCATTTTTACCTTGGGTAAAAGAGCCTAACACTGTTACAGGGTTCTGgcattttggtttatttgtttgcttccttttcctcagggcAGCAA
Coding sequences within:
- the ITPRIP gene encoding inositol 1,4,5-trisphosphate receptor-interacting protein isoform X2, which produces MPVGILRVCLVVITAIVNHPLLFPKENGTVPENTEEIIQKMKEREETLRLERLRLEQEIAEQEATQKALEKAAEVVEEIKEEKVRWDMWTALSMVIFLLIEVWRQDFQEGNWQDMGGEEDDMAVLGKAFKGLAFPDKAILASFYEKRILGTTGDMARMREMVEGFADDLLEALRSVCNRDADMEVEDCMGVGSMYENWRVRKPFVCDLIVPFAPPEPYCFKSQIWCSGDSFPPDEQGYGTIKVCRADEDVTGCICDKTKLGEDMLCLLHSQANTTRPSSEMEDLLCFKNTQYLDADQVMKWFQIAVTKAWNRISHKYEFDLSFSLLDSPGALKIKFKSGKSIAFNLTPVVQYENSDVYFISHFPRSSLAVDLPSSTHWFLTFAVYERRFIQLVSKTLPANACHVSCLQILSFLHGKQCSLTGPSGLTNYHLKTVLLHLLQARPSQDWAPEKLETRLQDMLKYLEKCLHEKKLYHFFIGNGKVPAELGFPIIFQRAEPLNLFRPFVLRRDIYRKTVDTFHEMLRNTSALINEYTVHIPLAQTNGIRKESL
- the ITPRIP gene encoding inositol 1,4,5-trisphosphate receptor-interacting protein isoform X1, which produces MVLRSRKSFACGACLEGTAMPVGILRVCLVVITAIVNHPLLFPKENGTVPENTEEIIQKMKEREETLRLERLRLEQEIAEQEATQKALEKAAEVVEEIKEEKVRWDMWTALSMVIFLLIEVWRQDFQEGNWQDMGGEEDDMAVLGKAFKGLAFPDKAILASFYEKRILGTTGDMARMREMVEGFADDLLEALRSVCNRDADMEVEDCMGVGSMYENWRVRKPFVCDLIVPFAPPEPYCFKSQIWCSGDSFPPDEQGYGTIKVCRADEDVTGCICDKTKLGEDMLCLLHSQANTTRPSSEMEDLLCFKNTQYLDADQVMKWFQIAVTKAWNRISHKYEFDLSFSLLDSPGALKIKFKSGKSIAFNLTPVVQYENSDVYFISHFPRSSLAVDLPSSTHWFLTFAVYERRFIQLVSKTLPANACHVSCLQILSFLHGKQCSLTGPSGLTNYHLKTVLLHLLQARPSQDWAPEKLETRLQDMLKYLEKCLHEKKLYHFFIGNGKVPAELGFPIIFQRAEPLNLFRPFVLRRDIYRKTVDTFHEMLRNTSALINEYTVHIPLAQTNGIRKESL